CCCGGCTGGCCGGGGTGCTGGGCGCGGTGAGCGAGGTGGCCTTCACCGAGAACCTGCGCGGCGCGCGGTGGAGCAAGCTGGCGATCAACTGCGCCATCTCCACCCTGGGCACCGTGGGAGGGAGCAGGGTCGGCCCCCTCCTCCTACACCGCTTCGTCCGGCGGCTCGCCATGGAGGTCTTCACCGAGGTCTTCCAGGTGGCCCGCGCCGAGAACGTGAGGCTGGAGAAGGTGGCCTCCACGGTGGACCTGGAGTGGCTCACGCTCAAGGAGTCCGAGCAGCACGCGTGGGGCTCTCCCAGCCTCGTGGGCCGGCACGCGATGCTGCTGGCCATCGGCGCGCGGTACCGGCGGCTGCGCTCGTCCATGCTGGCGGCCATCGAGCGGGGCCGCGAGCCACCGGTGGACTTCCTCAACGGCGAGGTGGTCCAGCGCGGCAAGGCCCACGGCATTCCGGTACCGGTGAACGCGCACCTGCTCGAGGCCGTCCACGCCATGTCCCGGCGCGAGCTGAAACCTGGCGTGGAGACGCTCCGCCACATCTACGAGCAGACGCGGCCGCGGAGCCAACTCCAGACAGGGGGATGAGAGACCGGGGCTCGAGACCCGCCCTGTGACAAATGTCGCAGGGCTTTTCTGGCTTCATTGAATTCCTTGGAACTCAGGAATAACAATGATCCATCTCGAACCCCCGGAGGACCCCCATGAAGCGTCTCATCGTCCTTGGCGTCTCGGCGTGTACGGCACTCTCCCTGATTGGATGTGGAGGCCCCTCGGAAGAGGAGTTCGCGGCCGAGGAGCTGGGCGTGGAGGAGCAGGAGGCCATCACCTGCACGGGCGCCCAGGGCGACGCGTACGGCAATGGCCCGGAGGGCGGTGGGGTGATCAACGCGATCCGCAACTGGTTCGGCACGGGCGCGCGCGGCGACACCGCGATGCGGGTCGCCAAGTGCGAGAGCGGCTACTGGGCCAACTGCTGCGCCTACGGCGGCGGCACCAAGGCCCACTACGAGTACTCCAGCCAGTACAAGGGCCTCTTCCAGATGGGGCAGGCCGAGCGTGACCAGTACGGCTTCACCTGGTGCGCTCCCGCCCAGGCCGAGGCCGCATCCAAGATGCAGGCGGCGCGGGGCTGGTCGCCCTGGTCCTGCTACTGAGTCCCTCCTCCCTCCTGGGAGGATGAAGGTGAAGTCCCGCGGCACGGAGCCGGGGGGCCCGTCGGCTCCCCCTCCCTGCTTCAGTTCCCCGCGGCCACCGTGACGGCCATGGCCGCCAGCGCATCCACGCCGCTGAGCAGCCGGACCCAACCCGCGGTGTGCTCGGTGCGCGCGAAGAAGTCCCCCTCCCCCCCGCGCGCGACGGTGAGCTGCCCCAGGACCCGGCCACCGCGCTTGAACTCCACGCGGAAGACCTCCTCGGGCTCGCCACCGGGCGGCTCCTCTCCCCGGCCGAGCATGTCTCGCGGCGGCAACCGCCACACGCGATCCAGCCAGGCCCGCGCGAGCTCGTCCGGCGCCTCCGGCGTCTGCTGGGGCGCGACCGTCACCGGCTCCGGCGGCGCGCCCTTCACGACGAAGGAGCGCACGTTGGCCCCCTGGAAGACGACGAAGGCGTCGAACTCGCCCAGCTCGAAGGTGTGCATGCGGCGATCCACGAGCAGGGCCGCCGCGCTCTCCAACTGCGGCACGAGCGAGGGCCCCAGCAGGAAGACGGAGCCGTCCTCGCGGCGCGCGTAGGGGTTGGGCAGCTCCTCGCCCTGCCGTGCCCCCAGCGTGAGGACCTGCTGCTGGCCCGCCACCGTCAGCGTCAGCTTGCGCGGGCTGCCGGTGAGGCCCATCTCCTCGAGCTTCTTCTCGTCCTGCACGCCCAGGGCCCGGATGGCCTTGAGCGGCGCGAGGCCCGTGAAGAGACTCTTCGCCATCTCGTTTCCGCGCAGCTCGCCCGGCTTCTCGCCCAGGCGGACCCAGAGCGTCTCCGCGTTGCGCTCATCGCGGAACAGCTCCACGACACGGGCCTCGTCGTCGAAGCGCACCCGCTGGAGCGCACGGCTGGAGAACTCCAGCACGGTGACCTCGCCGGGCAGCCCCGCGGACCCGCGTTGCCAGACGAGCACGGCGGCCACCAGGGCCAGGACCGCGAGCACCACCTGCAGCAGCACCGCCCGCGCGTTCATCGCCCGCCTCCTTCCGGCATGCGCGGCGCGCGCCGGCCCCGCCGCCGTGTCACGAAGAACCCCGTCCCCAGCACCATCGCCGGCGCCAGGAGGACCGTCGCATAGAACCAGACGACATCCTGCTCGCGCGTGTGCCGCAGCGGCACGTCCTCCTCGTTGGACACCGTGCCCGAGATGGACTCGTCCCCGGTGAGCCAGCGCAGCGCGTCCAGCGCGAGGTAGGCATTGCCCATGGTCGGCAGCACGCCATCCGCCAGGGCATCCACGTCCGCCATCACCACCACCCGGGCGGGCTCCTGGCCACGGCCCACCTTCTGGACCGCCACCACCAGGGGCCAACCGCGGCGCTCCTCGCCCGCGTCCTGGGTGAAGTCCCGGTCCACGTCCGGGAACGTCGCCTCGTGCGCCCGGACCGTCACGTCATGGCTCACCCCGGCCGGCGGCGGCAGCTCGGGCTCGAGGAGCCCCGCGCCCGGGAAGGCCACCGGAGCCTGCGGCCCCAGCGAGGACAGCGTGGCCACGGACGGGTGCGCCGAGTAGAGCGAAGTGCCCAGGTTGGCGCGGTCGCTCACCTGACGCGTGGCGCGGAAGAAGACCTGATCATTGACCAGCGGGATGTGCACGAACCTCAGCCCCAGCGGCGCCAGCAGCTCGGCGTGCGTGGCGCCATCCGGATCCATCGCGAGCCACAGCCGCCCGCCCCTGTCCAGGTAGTCGCGCAGGGCGACGACCTCGCCCGGGAGGAGCTCCTTCGTGGCACCCGGGATGACCACGGCCGCCGCGTCGGGCGGCACCTCGTTGCCCAAGCCCTGGGCCGCGCTCAGGGAGCGCACCTGCACGTTGTGCGCGTGCAGGAAGTCCTTGAAGTCGCCGATGCCCGGAGGCGCTGGCACGCCCGGCACCGGCCGCGCATCCCCCCGCTCGCCATGGCCGGTGGTGAGGTAGAGCACGTGCCGGGGCCGCGACACCAGGAGCAGCCGCCGGTGCACCGCCTGGTCCAGCCGCGCGAGCTGCGCGCGGGAGCGCTCGGGCTCCAGGCCCACCGTGTACATCTCGTGCTGCTCGCCGCGCGAGAGGACGAGGAAGCCGTTGGTCATCACGCCCATGGCGCGCGCCCGCGCCGGCTCCATCGCCTGGTCCACCCGCTCCACCTGGAGCAGCGGGGACGCCTGGGCCAGCTCGCGGAAGTACTGGGCCACCAGCTCCCCCTCCTCGCTGGCCGGCGGGAAGAAGAGCGTCGCCCGGATGGGCTCGGTGAGCGCCTGGACCACCTTGCGCGTGGACTCGCCCGGCCGCGTGGTGCGGAAGTAGGACAAGTCCCACCCCGTGTCGAGCTGCGTGGCCACGTACATGGCCGAGCAGGCGAAGACGAGCACGGAGGCCGTCCCCACGCCGGAGAAGAGCGCCCCGCGTGCCCGGTCCGTCTCCAGCACCGGCGCGCGGGCCATGGCCGCGACGGAGGACTCCAACAGCGCCAGCGGCACCAGCGACGAGAGGAGCAGCGCCGGGAAGAGCGCCTGGAAGACCACCGCCAGCCCCGGCGAGGACTCCGCCAGCGAGGCGCCGAGCAGCCGCGCCCCCAGCTCCGACTGTGCGGTGTGGAGCAGCAGCCCGGCCAGGCCCACCGCGTAGCAGGCCAGCACCCAGCGCCACAGCACCTTGCGCTCGCCCTCCGCCCGGGCCATCCGCACGGCGCCCCAGACGATGAGCCCCACAAGAACCCCGGTGCGCACCACCCCGATGGCGATGAGCCCGCCGCCCATGCCCGCGATGCGCTCGGCGATGAGGCCGAGCACCAGCACCGCCGCGAAGGCGATGCTCGTGGGGAGACTGCTTGCCCGGGGGCTCATCGCCACCTCCGCGCTTCGAGCACCCGGGTGGCCCCGAAGAGCGCCACGTAGGTGAGCAACAGGTAGTACGTCACGTCCCGGACGCGCACCTGGCCGCTCTGGAACGTGGGGAAGTGCTGGTTCCACAGCGACAGCGCGCTGAACACGTCCGCGAGCGGCTGCCCGGCGATGCGCGCCAGCAACCAGCACAGGATGAGCGCCACCAGCATCACCGCGGTGAGGAAGGCGGCCATGGTCTGGTTGCGCGCCAGGGACGAGCCGAACGTCCCCACCGCCAGCGACGCGCTGCCCAGCAGCAGCAGCCCCAGGTAGCCCGCGAAGATGTGCCCGGCGGACACCTTCCCGTGCACCATGACGAGCAGCGGCATGTAGAGGGTGCACACCAGGTAGAGCGCCAGGAAGGCCAGTCCCGCCAGGTACTTGCCCAGGACGATGTCGCGATCCCTCACGGGCGAGGAGTACAGCAGCGACAGGGTGCCCGTCTGCCGCTCCTCGGCCAGCAGCCGCATGGAGATGAACACCGAGGCGACGATGGTGAAGCCGCTCGAGTAGTAGAAGAAGTGGGAGAGCACCGTCGAGGAGCGCTCCATCGCCTTGCCGAGCGCGAACGCGTTGAAGAACAGCCCGTTCAACGCGAGGATCGACGCGAGGATGATGTAGCCACTGAGCGTGTGCAGATAGCCCGCGAGCTCGCGGCGGGCGATCAGAAGGGCCTTCACGATGCCACCGCCTTGGGAGCCGCCCCGCCGCTTCGGGTGAGATTCAGGAAGATGGACTCCAGGCGCTGCGTGCCTCGCTCCAGGCGGATGAGCTCCAGCCCCGCGACCATGAGCGCCCGCGCCACACGAGGCCGCAGGTCCGGCGAGGCCTCCACACGCAGGGCGAGCACCCCGCCCTCCTCGTGCAGCACGCTCACCGGCCCGAAGTCCGCCAGCACCTCCAGGGCCTTGGCCCGGTCCCCGCGCACCTCCACCTCGATGGTGCCACCGCCCAGCTCGCGCGCCAGCGCCTCCTCCGTCCCCTGCGCCACCAACTGCCCTCCACTGATGACGAGCAGCCGGTCACACGTCTCGCTGATCTCCGGAAGGATGTGGCTCGAGACGAGCACCGTGTGCGAGCCCTTCAGCGTGCGGATGAGCTCGCGCATGCCGCGGATCTGCGCGGGATCCAGACCGCTGGTGGGCTCGTCCAGGATGAGGAACGCCGGCCGGTGAACCAGCGCCTGCGCCACGCCCACGCGCTGCCGGTAGCCATGGCTGAGCATGGAGATGAGCGTCCCGTCCATCTCGCGCAGCGCCGTCTGCTCCTCCGCCTCGGCGACACGGGCGCGCACCTCCTTGCCCGAGACCCCGCGCAACTGCGCCACGTAGGCGAGGTAGGCCCCCACCGTCATCTCGTCATAGAGCGGCGGCGTATCCGGCAGGAACCCGATGCGCTTGCGCACCTCGTGCGGCGCTCGCACCGCGTCATGGCCGTCGATCACCACACGCCCCGAGGTGGGCAGCAGCACGCACCCGAGGATCTTCAACGTCGTCGTCTTCCCGGCCCCGTTGAGCCCCAGGAAGCCGATGACCTCGCCCGGGTTGATGGTGAAGGAGACATCCCGGATCGCCGCATGCTCTCCGTAGTACTTCGTGAGCCCTTCGACCTGGATCATCCCGGTGCCTCTCCACCCTGAGAAATACAGTCTTTCCTGATTAGCGGATTACGCTATTTTGTCAATCGTGCCCCCGCGTCTGACCAGGGGTGTGTCCGCACCGTCCACATCCGTCACGCCCTCGGGTGCTGTCCGCCTCCCGGGCGCGCTCTTCACGAACTTGTCCAACTGTTGGACAACTTTGGCGAGACCGTGCCCGGAGGGGGCCCTCCTGCTCCCGAACCGAGGACAGACCCCTACACGGACTTTCTTCGGATGCCCTAAGGTCCGGGCATGGCGAAAGATCGACCCTCCACGAGGAAGATCGCCGAGGCCATCGCGCGGCGCGCCGGCAACGAGGAGCTCACGCGGCTTCTCGTCGAGGAGCTGCCCGGCTCGGAGCTGGCCTCGCTGCTGCTGCACGTGATGCGCGAGCGCAGCCGCTCGGTGACGTGGGCGGACGCGCTGCGCTTCGTGGAGCGCAACGGCCTGGTGCGGGCCGACACCGCGGATGCCCGTGTCCTGACGGAGCTGGACGCGCGGTCCTTCGCCGCGGCGGAGGGCTTCGATGCGGTGGAGCTCTCTCCGGTGGCGCCCTTTGGCGTGAATGCACTGACGGGCATCGACCAGAACAACGTGCTGACGGCCACCCGCGGCACCGAGGTGTTGGCGGATCCCACCATCGCCATGGCGTTGGAGTGCGCGAGCCGGCGCAAGCGGGAGGGCCGCGCCGGGGTGGTGCGATTGGCGGCCAGCCACCGGCTCATCCGCATGCAGCCGTTCGATGACCCGAGCTTCTCGCGCCACTTCCGCCTCTTCGCGCTGGTGACGGCGGGCCGGGACACCGGGGACGAGCGCTTCGAGCAGGAGGCCCTGCGCGAGCAGCTCTCCGTCTGGCTGACCCTGTTGACGAACCTGCGCGCCGCGGGCTGGGAGATTCCCGGCGTGCGCATCGAGCTGAGCGACACCCGCGTCATGCGCACGCTGCTGACATCCGCGGGCGTGCCGCTGGAGTCCCTGCGCGGGCACGTCAGCCCCATGAAGTTCGACGAGGAGCTGAAAAGGCGCGGGCTGAAGCTCCCCGGGGCCGTGGACGAGCCCCTGAAGGTGCTGGACGGAGAGCATCGGCGCCTGGGCGAGCGGATGGAGCGCCTGCGCACCGGGGTGCTGGAGCCACTGGCCGCGCGCTTTCCCGGCACGGAGGGGCGCTTCGACTTCTCACGGCTCCACGGCGTCAACTACTACGAGGGGCCCACCGTCCACGTCGTGCTGCGCCACCCGGATGGCCGAGAGCTGCCGGTAGGAGATGGGGGCTTCACGACCTGGACACAGTCCCTGCTCAATGACCGCAAGGAGCGGCTGCTGACCGGTGCCCTGGGCACTGAGTTCCTCTACCGCGTGTTCCGCCCGGGAACCCAGCCGCTCCGCCAGCCAGACTAGCCCCTCGCTCCCCCCACCAGGGTCAACACACGCGGCCCGGGGCTCGCGGGTCTCGCGAGGTTCTCGTTGAAGGCAAACCGGATTCGTTTCATGGTTTCCCTCACCGGCCGATGGCGGCGGCACGAGGCAGACCTCGGCGCGCCCGCCCACGAGGACCGGGAACGCGATGTGAAGTCCCCAAGGGGTGAACAACCATGGCGATGAAGAAGGCCACGAAGAAGGCAGCGGAGAAGATTCGGACGGCGGCCAAGAAGGTGGCCGGCAAGGTGACCAGCAAGGTGGCGGCGGTCAAGAAGGCGGCGGCCAAGAAGGCTCCCGCGAAGAAGGCCAAGGCCCAGCCGATTCCGAAGGGCTACCACATCGTCACGCCGAGCCTGGTGGTGAAGGGCGCGAAGGAGGCCCTCGAGTTCTACAAGAAGGCCTTCGGCGCCAAGGAAGTGGGCAAGGCGATGACGACGCCGGACGGGAAGATCCTCCACGGAGAGTTCCGCATCGGCGACTCCATCGTGATGTACTCGGACGAGTTCCCCGACATGGGCTCCCGCTCGCCCCTGAGCGTCGGCGGCGTCTCGTCGAGCCTGCTCATCTACACGCGGGACGCGGACTCGCTCTTCAACCAGGCGGTGGCCTCGGGCGCGAAGGTCGCCATGCCCATCGGCGACATGTTCTGGGGCGATCGCTACGGCATCGTCACCGATCCCTTCGGCCACCAGTGGCAGATCGCCACCCACAAGGAGGACCTCACCCCGAAGGAGATGGCCCGCCGCGCCGCGTCCGCCATGAGCGGCCCGCCTCCGGCTCCTCCGGCGGAGTCCGCTCCGGCGCAGCAGACGCCTCCGGCGACGCAGCCGGCCTGACGCCTCCCCCAAGTCCCCGAGGCCCTCTCCCCTTCCCGGGAGAGGGTTCTCTCAGGCGGCGGGGACCCGGGCCTCGGCCAGGGCGGGCGTCCCCAGGTACTTGCGGCGCGTTCCCAGCACGTAGTCGAAGAGCGGGTACGTCACGCACCAGTTGGCGTTCTGGTCCTTCCCCATGTGGTGGTCGTAGTGCCACGGCAGGTGCTCGCGCGCCCAGTTCTCGTCCAGGTGCGCCCGCCGATGCACCACGTAGTACAGCACCGTCGAGGCCCACACCGAGGCCACGAACCCCGGCGCCCACTTGAGCAGGGGAAGGTGGCCCACCACGATGGCCGCCAGCCCCAGCACCTCCTTGCTCTGCGGCGACCAGCTCCACAACGGCCCGTGGTACTGCGCGTCCACCATCTCGTGACGCCGCGAGCGCCGGTGGTGCTCGTGCCAGTGGAAGCTCCAGAAGCTCTTGTGTCTCTTGCCCAGCCCGTGCAGCACGTACCGGTGCAGCAGCCACTCCCCGAAGTTGGAATACACCAGGCCCAGTGGAATACCGATCATCTCGCCTGCTCCTCGCGAGACGCCCCGGGCCCCCGCGGCGTCCCGCCTGAAATGCTGCTCATCCGTTCATCAAAGAAATAATGACCATCCCGCCGCGCTGTGTCGGGTGTACGCGAGGACGAGGACGTCGGCCCGCCCAGGGCACAGGCCCGCCCGCCGGAAGTTGGACGGGAGGCCCGGCCGCCCGTAAGGAAGGAGGCCGTGCGGCGGAGACGGGACAGCGGCGGGTTTCCTTGGGTGAGGGTGGCGCTGTGCGCCCTGCTTCCGCTCGTGCTGCTCAACCTGGCGGTGGCCTTCTTCGGCGACACCACCGTGTCTCCCCTCTCCCTGTCCTTCCTGGAGCAGAAGGCCCACGCGCTCGCCGCCTATGCGCGCCACCGGTCCTCGTGCCTGTGGGAGGGCCACCCGGAGCTCGCCCCTCTCATCCGCGACACCGAGCGCCGCCACCGCCTCCCCACCGGCCTGCTGGAGGCGCTCGTCGAGGTGGAGTCCAACACCCAGCCGCACCGCATCTCCCCCGCGGGCGCCATGGGCCCCGGCCAGCTCATGCCCTCCACCGCGAGCCTCCTGCGCGTGGAGGATCCCTTCGACCCGGCGCCCGCCCTCGATGGCAGTGCGCGCTACCTCGCCGAGCAGATGGAGCGCTACCGGGGCAACGTGCGGCTCGCCGTGGCCGCCTACAACGCGGGGCCCGGCAATGTGCACGGCCGCGTCCCTCGCAACGGGGAGACGGAGTTCTACGTGGACCGGGTCCTCACCCATTACGAGCGCTTCCGTCCCCGTCCTCCTCCCCGCCCCGCGAAGTCCGCTCCCGCGGCGAAGCCCACTCCCGCCGCGAAGCGTCAGGCCCGTCCGGTGAGCACCACCCCTCGCCATCCGCCCGTTGACCGACCCTCCGCCGGATGACCGACCTCCGCCGGATGACGGACGCGCGAGCCCGGGAGAACGTGCGATTCCCGCTCGCATGAAACGACTCGCCGGCCTGTCGAAGCTCGCCTTCATCACCCTGGGCGTCCTCGCCCTCGTGGTGGCCTCCCTCTCCGTGTTCGGCAACAACATCCGCAAGCTCTTCGGCGCACAGGCGGAAGCGCTCGTCGGCCAGGAGTACACCGCGAACGGCGGCACCACGGCGCACCGGCAACTCCAGCGCAAGTCACTGAAGACCTTCGGGATGAACGACGAAGGGGGCTCGTCCGCGGCCCCGTCCATCACGGTGGCATCGGCCCCACCTCCGGCCCCGCCCCGCCCCGAGCCCGTCTCCACCGGCAACACCCACGCCTCGCAGCGACCCAACCCCTTCACGCTCACGAGCGAGGATCGCTTCTCCACCTTCGCCGTGGACGTGGACACGGCCTCCTACACCCTCTTCCGCCGCCAGGTCTCCGAGGGCGGCTTGCCCGCGCGGGACTCCATCCGCGTGGAGGAGTGGGTGAACTACTTCCGCTACCGCTACCCCGCTCCCGAGGAGGGAGACTTCCGGGTGGACCTCGAGGGCGCGCCCTCGCCCTTCACCCCCGGCCGCCACCTCGTCAAGGTGGGCCTGCAGGGCCGCAACATCGCCAAGAGCCAGCGCAAGCCCACCCACCTCGTGTTCCTCGTGGACACCAGCGGCTCCATGGGCCAGCCGGACAAGCTGCCGCTCGCGCAGACCGCCATGAAGCTGATGGTGGACGGGCTCAACGAGGCGGACACCGTGGCGCTCGTCACCTACGCCGGCAGCGTGCGCGACGTGCTGCCCCCCACCTCCGCCGTCCAGCGCGACACGCTCTTCGCCGCCATCGACTCACTCACCAGCGGCGGCGGCACCGCCATGGGTGACGGCCTGGAGCTCGCCTACCGCCACGCCGCGAAGAAGGCCGGCCCCCAGAGCGTCTCGCGCGTCGTCGTCCTCACCGACGGCGACACCAACCTCGGCCGCGACCTCACCGCCGACGCCATGCTCGCCAGCGTCCAGGGCTACGTGCAGGAGGGCGTTACCCTGTCCACCATCGGCCTGGGCATGGGCAACTACCGCGATGACCTGATGGAGCGGCTGGCCAACAAGGGCAACGGCAACTGCTTCTACATCGACAGCGAGCGCGAGGCCCGCCGCGTCTTCCAGGAGCGGCTCGCCGGCACGCTGGAGGTCATCGCCCAGGACG
The sequence above is drawn from the Archangium gephyra genome and encodes:
- a CDS encoding Gldg family protein; amino-acid sequence: MSPRASSLPTSIAFAAVLVLGLIAERIAGMGGGLIAIGVVRTGVLVGLIVWGAVRMARAEGERKVLWRWVLACYAVGLAGLLLHTAQSELGARLLGASLAESSPGLAVVFQALFPALLLSSLVPLALLESSVAAMARAPVLETDRARGALFSGVGTASVLVFACSAMYVATQLDTGWDLSYFRTTRPGESTRKVVQALTEPIRATLFFPPASEEGELVAQYFRELAQASPLLQVERVDQAMEPARARAMGVMTNGFLVLSRGEQHEMYTVGLEPERSRAQLARLDQAVHRRLLLVSRPRHVLYLTTGHGERGDARPVPGVPAPPGIGDFKDFLHAHNVQVRSLSAAQGLGNEVPPDAAAVVIPGATKELLPGEVVALRDYLDRGGRLWLAMDPDGATHAELLAPLGLRFVHIPLVNDQVFFRATRQVSDRANLGTSLYSAHPSVATLSSLGPQAPVAFPGAGLLEPELPPPAGVSHDVTVRAHEATFPDVDRDFTQDAGEERRGWPLVVAVQKVGRGQEPARVVVMADVDALADGVLPTMGNAYLALDALRWLTGDESISGTVSNEEDVPLRHTREQDVVWFYATVLLAPAMVLGTGFFVTRRRGRRAPRMPEGGGR
- a CDS encoding lytic transglycosylase domain-containing protein; this translates as MRRRRDSGGFPWVRVALCALLPLVLLNLAVAFFGDTTVSPLSLSFLEQKAHALAAYARHRSSCLWEGHPELAPLIRDTERRHRLPTGLLEALVEVESNTQPHRISPAGAMGPGQLMPSTASLLRVEDPFDPAPALDGSARYLAEQMERYRGNVRLAVAAYNAGPGNVHGRVPRNGETEFYVDRVLTHYERFRPRPPPRPAKSAPAAKPTPAAKRQARPVSTTPRHPPVDRPSAG
- a CDS encoding sterol desaturase family protein, producing the protein MIGIPLGLVYSNFGEWLLHRYVLHGLGKRHKSFWSFHWHEHHRRSRRHEMVDAQYHGPLWSWSPQSKEVLGLAAIVVGHLPLLKWAPGFVASVWASTVLYYVVHRRAHLDENWAREHLPWHYDHHMGKDQNANWCVTYPLFDYVLGTRRKYLGTPALAEARVPAA
- a CDS encoding ABC transporter permease, coding for MKALLIARRELAGYLHTLSGYIILASILALNGLFFNAFALGKAMERSSTVLSHFFYYSSGFTIVASVFISMRLLAEERQTGTLSLLYSSPVRDRDIVLGKYLAGLAFLALYLVCTLYMPLLVMVHGKVSAGHIFAGYLGLLLLGSASLAVGTFGSSLARNQTMAAFLTAVMLVALILCWLLARIAGQPLADVFSALSLWNQHFPTFQSGQVRVRDVTYYLLLTYVALFGATRVLEARRWR
- a CDS encoding ABC transporter ATP-binding protein, whose protein sequence is MIQVEGLTKYYGEHAAIRDVSFTINPGEVIGFLGLNGAGKTTTLKILGCVLLPTSGRVVIDGHDAVRAPHEVRKRIGFLPDTPPLYDEMTVGAYLAYVAQLRGVSGKEVRARVAEAEEQTALREMDGTLISMLSHGYRQRVGVAQALVHRPAFLILDEPTSGLDPAQIRGMRELIRTLKGSHTVLVSSHILPEISETCDRLLVISGGQLVAQGTEEALARELGGGTIEVEVRGDRAKALEVLADFGPVSVLHEEGGVLALRVEASPDLRPRVARALMVAGLELIRLERGTQRLESIFLNLTRSGGAAPKAVAS
- a CDS encoding vWA domain-containing protein yields the protein MKRLAGLSKLAFITLGVLALVVASLSVFGNNIRKLFGAQAEALVGQEYTANGGTTAHRQLQRKSLKTFGMNDEGGSSAAPSITVASAPPPAPPRPEPVSTGNTHASQRPNPFTLTSEDRFSTFAVDVDTASYTLFRRQVSEGGLPARDSIRVEEWVNYFRYRYPAPEEGDFRVDLEGAPSPFTPGRHLVKVGLQGRNIAKSQRKPTHLVFLVDTSGSMGQPDKLPLAQTAMKLMVDGLNEADTVALVTYAGSVRDVLPPTSAVQRDTLFAAIDSLTSGGGTAMGDGLELAYRHAAKKAGPQSVSRVVVLTDGDTNLGRDLTADAMLASVQGYVQEGVTLSTIGLGMGNYRDDLMERLANKGNGNCFYIDSEREARRVFQERLAGTLEVIAQDVKVQVEFDPATVRGYRLLGYENRAIADRDFRDDKVDAGEIGAGHTVTALYEVELAGEGANVATVRVRAKRPGGVEAAEQRFSLERSGLHGALRDASANLRFAAAVAGTADILRGAPQAGDWSLATAESLAEGAVEGMSDRAEFLGLLRLVRVRHARSVASGGPY
- a CDS encoding ketopantoate reductase family protein, with the protein product MDPVQTVPRVLVVGCGGIGGIILSRLMEAGGNVTAVARREEIARVLQTRGPVLRDEKGERTVRGHLEVFVEPPRQGAYDFILLATPPNGVEAAARDTAHLLAPEGAMVVLQNGLCEELVARVVGEDKVLGAIVAWGASSPETGVYERTSSGGFAVGALSGGQDARLSRLAGVLGAVSEVAFTENLRGARWSKLAINCAISTLGTVGGSRVGPLLLHRFVRRLAMEVFTEVFQVARAENVRLEKVASTVDLEWLTLKESEQHAWGSPSLVGRHAMLLAIGARYRRLRSSMLAAIERGREPPVDFLNGEVVQRGKAHGIPVPVNAHLLEAVHAMSRRELKPGVETLRHIYEQTRPRSQLQTGG
- a CDS encoding VOC family protein, which encodes MAMKKATKKAAEKIRTAAKKVAGKVTSKVAAVKKAAAKKAPAKKAKAQPIPKGYHIVTPSLVVKGAKEALEFYKKAFGAKEVGKAMTTPDGKILHGEFRIGDSIVMYSDEFPDMGSRSPLSVGGVSSSLLIYTRDADSLFNQAVASGAKVAMPIGDMFWGDRYGIVTDPFGHQWQIATHKEDLTPKEMARRAASAMSGPPPAPPAESAPAQQTPPATQPA